One segment of Panicum virgatum strain AP13 chromosome 1K, P.virgatum_v5, whole genome shotgun sequence DNA contains the following:
- the LOC120699443 gene encoding uncharacterized protein LOC120699443 isoform X1: MASRAASEATLLLAMALLLPLRLLSHALRPRFPHPSAAALLTAAALVSAVCAVPDAGAHPGVATSADADSDALRSEIEALRIKVAQLESLLEENTNTLNSKSSILEEDNKLIEAMERDIQLLMDGPESTKDSKRKSYSAGNIKSMEDEVQQLQQEVGKINKNSDTIESLAHDTERRVETLSSEVKKIEDIIAEQWIQIRQFEQAFVLTKMMVSKVHERSRPSEMVYKWPGKETILKYAADINLNDNFLRGATFARSCFSHIYKESSSFLQEINRYYNEAYRFRKAIRRQYIPDTDRLDVFFLGGSVSRSSIAIPYNQFKLFISSTQKFHHKVQVFLHDALESNRYSRGFANEPVTFILAYLLVVSPMWFAWFLYSMRFGSRK; the protein is encoded by the exons AtggcctcccgcgccgcctcggaggccaccctcctcctcgccatggCGCTCCTCCTGCCGCTCCGCCTTCTCTCCCACGCCCTCCGCCCGCGCTTTCCCCATCCGTCCGCCGCGGCGCTGCTCACTGCCGCCGCGCTCGTCTCCGCCGTCTGCGCGGTGCCCGACGCCGGAGCCCACCCTGGCGTCGCCACCAGCGCCGACGCCGACTCCGACGCCTTGCGTTCGGAAATTGAGGCGCTCAGGATAAAGGTCGCGCAGTTGG AATCTTTGTTGGAGGAAAATACAAACACGTTGAACAGTAAATCTAGTATTTTGGAGGAGGATAACAAACTCATTGAAGCAATGGAACGTGACATCCAGCTTTTAATGGATGGACCTGAGAGTACAAAG gattctaaaagaaaatcatatTCTGCTGGCAACATTAAATCTATGGAAGATGAG GTACAACAACTCCAGCAAGAGGTCGGCAAGATAAACAAAAATTCTGACACCATAGAATCGTTAGCACATGATACTGAGAGAAGGGTGGAAACTCTGAGCTCAGAGGTCAAGAAG ATTGAGGATATAATTGCGGAGCAATGGATCCAAATTCGACAATTTGAACAAGCATTTGTATTAACTAAG ATGATGGTGTCAAAAGTTCATGAGAGAAGCAGGCCATCAGAGATGGTTTACAAGTGGCCTGGAAAAGAAACAATTCTTAAG TATGCCGCAGATATCAATCTCAATGATAATTTTCTTAGAGGAGCAACATTCGCAAGGTCCTGTTTTTCTCATATATATAAAGAGTCCAGTAGTTTTCTACAAGAAATAAACAGATACTACAATGAG GCTTATCGATTCCGCAAAGCAATCCGTCGCCAGTACATTCCTGATACTGACAGGCTTGATGTCTTCTTTTTGGGTGGTTCTGTCTCAAGATCAAGCATTGCTATTCCATATAACCAATTCAAGCTTTTTATTTCATCAACACAGAAGTTCCATCATAAG GTCCAAGTTTTTCTTCATGATGCGCTGGAATCCAACAGATACAGCAGAGGCTTTGCGAATGAGCCTGTTACATTTATCTTG GCATACCTTCTTGTTGTTTCACCAATGTGGTTTGCTTGGTTCCTTTATTCAATGCGATTCGGCTCAAGGAAATGA
- the LOC120653844 gene encoding uncharacterized protein LOC120653844, translating to MEYGRSNRAPVLDEDDDDGDVPLPSHIVRDQINLSDLRDTTGDACISDWARRHVGDTHLGKRKFQRGHTKGDSKRQKQKGKATAKSVNSDTSIDDGDGERSPPYQETGDSSSAGDGDGSDGADAGGGGGGGGSGGGIPIRFTGETQFTHATQDPDHGAPESPRRTLIIGPKWALKMDVLSIFQKIERRPRSSSTFRWQPPM from the exons atggaatatggtcGATCTAACCGcgctccagttctggacgaggatgatgatgacggagACGTCCCTCTCCCGTCTCATATTGTCAGGGATCAAATAAACCTCTCAGATCTACGTGACACTACGGGGGATGCTTgcatcagcgattgggcacgtagacatgtgggtgacactcacctagggaagaggaAATTCCAGAGGGGGCATACGAAGGGTGACTCGAAGCgtcaaaaacaaaaaggaaaagcaaCAGCAAAATCAGTGAACAGCGACACGTCCATAGATGATGGCGATGGTGAGCGTAGTCCACCGTATCAAGAGACTGGGGATAGCAGCTCCGCTGGTGATGGTGACGGTAGTGACGGTGCagatgctggtggtggtggtggtggtggtggtagtggtggtggtatTCCCattcgtttcacag gggagactcagttcacacatgctactcaggaccCCGATCATGGAGCACCGGAATCACCGAGGAGAACG CTGATAATTGGACCTAAGTGGGCTTTAAAGATGGATGTCTTATCTATCTTCCAGAAGATAGAGAGGAGGCCCCGCTCGTCCAGCACATTCCGGTGGCAACCTCCTATGTAG
- the LOC120699443 gene encoding uncharacterized protein LOC120699443 isoform X5 → MASRAASEATLLLAMALLLPLRLLSHALRPRFPHPSAAALLTAAALVSAVCAVPDAGAHPGVATSADADSDALRSEIEALRIKVAQLESLLEENTNTLNSKSSILEEDNKLIEAMERDIQLLMDGPESTKDSKRKSYSAGNIKSMEDEVQQLQQEVGKINKNSDTIESLAHDTERRVETLSSEVKKMMVSKVHERSRPSEMVYKWPGKETILKAYRFRKAIRRQYIPDTDRLDVFFLGGSVSRSSIAIPYNQFKLFISSTQKFHHKVQVFLHDALESNRYSRGFANEPVTFILAYLLVVSPMWFAWFLYSMRFGSRK, encoded by the exons AtggcctcccgcgccgcctcggaggccaccctcctcctcgccatggCGCTCCTCCTGCCGCTCCGCCTTCTCTCCCACGCCCTCCGCCCGCGCTTTCCCCATCCGTCCGCCGCGGCGCTGCTCACTGCCGCCGCGCTCGTCTCCGCCGTCTGCGCGGTGCCCGACGCCGGAGCCCACCCTGGCGTCGCCACCAGCGCCGACGCCGACTCCGACGCCTTGCGTTCGGAAATTGAGGCGCTCAGGATAAAGGTCGCGCAGTTGG AATCTTTGTTGGAGGAAAATACAAACACGTTGAACAGTAAATCTAGTATTTTGGAGGAGGATAACAAACTCATTGAAGCAATGGAACGTGACATCCAGCTTTTAATGGATGGACCTGAGAGTACAAAG gattctaaaagaaaatcatatTCTGCTGGCAACATTAAATCTATGGAAGATGAG GTACAACAACTCCAGCAAGAGGTCGGCAAGATAAACAAAAATTCTGACACCATAGAATCGTTAGCACATGATACTGAGAGAAGGGTGGAAACTCTGAGCTCAGAGGTCAAGAAG ATGATGGTGTCAAAAGTTCATGAGAGAAGCAGGCCATCAGAGATGGTTTACAAGTGGCCTGGAAAAGAAACAATTCTTAAG GCTTATCGATTCCGCAAAGCAATCCGTCGCCAGTACATTCCTGATACTGACAGGCTTGATGTCTTCTTTTTGGGTGGTTCTGTCTCAAGATCAAGCATTGCTATTCCATATAACCAATTCAAGCTTTTTATTTCATCAACACAGAAGTTCCATCATAAG GTCCAAGTTTTTCTTCATGATGCGCTGGAATCCAACAGATACAGCAGAGGCTTTGCGAATGAGCCTGTTACATTTATCTTG GCATACCTTCTTGTTGTTTCACCAATGTGGTTTGCTTGGTTCCTTTATTCAATGCGATTCGGCTCAAGGAAATGA
- the LOC120699443 gene encoding uncharacterized protein LOC120699443 isoform X4 gives MASRAASEATLLLAMALLLPLRLLSHALRPRFPHPSAAALLTAAALVSAVCAVPDAGAHPGVATSADADSDALRSEIEALRIKVAQLESLLEENTNTLNSKSSILEEDNKLIEAMERDIQLLMDGPESTKDSKRKSYSAGNIKSMEDEVQQLQQEVGKINKNSDTIESLAHDTERRVETLSSEVKKYAADINLNDNFLRGATFARSCFSHIYKESSSFLQEINRYYNEAYRFRKAIRRQYIPDTDRLDVFFLGGSVSRSSIAIPYNQFKLFISSTQKFHHKVQVFLHDALESNRYSRGFANEPVTFILAYLLVVSPMWFAWFLYSMRFGSRK, from the exons AtggcctcccgcgccgcctcggaggccaccctcctcctcgccatggCGCTCCTCCTGCCGCTCCGCCTTCTCTCCCACGCCCTCCGCCCGCGCTTTCCCCATCCGTCCGCCGCGGCGCTGCTCACTGCCGCCGCGCTCGTCTCCGCCGTCTGCGCGGTGCCCGACGCCGGAGCCCACCCTGGCGTCGCCACCAGCGCCGACGCCGACTCCGACGCCTTGCGTTCGGAAATTGAGGCGCTCAGGATAAAGGTCGCGCAGTTGG AATCTTTGTTGGAGGAAAATACAAACACGTTGAACAGTAAATCTAGTATTTTGGAGGAGGATAACAAACTCATTGAAGCAATGGAACGTGACATCCAGCTTTTAATGGATGGACCTGAGAGTACAAAG gattctaaaagaaaatcatatTCTGCTGGCAACATTAAATCTATGGAAGATGAG GTACAACAACTCCAGCAAGAGGTCGGCAAGATAAACAAAAATTCTGACACCATAGAATCGTTAGCACATGATACTGAGAGAAGGGTGGAAACTCTGAGCTCAGAGGTCAAGAAG TATGCCGCAGATATCAATCTCAATGATAATTTTCTTAGAGGAGCAACATTCGCAAGGTCCTGTTTTTCTCATATATATAAAGAGTCCAGTAGTTTTCTACAAGAAATAAACAGATACTACAATGAG GCTTATCGATTCCGCAAAGCAATCCGTCGCCAGTACATTCCTGATACTGACAGGCTTGATGTCTTCTTTTTGGGTGGTTCTGTCTCAAGATCAAGCATTGCTATTCCATATAACCAATTCAAGCTTTTTATTTCATCAACACAGAAGTTCCATCATAAG GTCCAAGTTTTTCTTCATGATGCGCTGGAATCCAACAGATACAGCAGAGGCTTTGCGAATGAGCCTGTTACATTTATCTTG GCATACCTTCTTGTTGTTTCACCAATGTGGTTTGCTTGGTTCCTTTATTCAATGCGATTCGGCTCAAGGAAATGA
- the LOC120699443 gene encoding cilia- and flagella-associated protein 58-like isoform X2, which translates to MASRAASEATLLLAMALLLPLRLLSHALRPRFPHPSAAALLTAAALVSAVCAVPDAGAHPGVATSADADSDALRSEIEALRIKVAQLESLLEENTNTLNSKSSILEEDNKLIEAMERDIQLLMDGPESTKDSKRKSYSAGNIKSMEDEVQQLQQEVGKINKNSDTIESLAHDTERRVETLSSEVKKMMVSKVHERSRPSEMVYKWPGKETILKYAADINLNDNFLRGATFARSCFSHIYKESSSFLQEINRYYNEAYRFRKAIRRQYIPDTDRLDVFFLGGSVSRSSIAIPYNQFKLFISSTQKFHHKVQVFLHDALESNRYSRGFANEPVTFILAYLLVVSPMWFAWFLYSMRFGSRK; encoded by the exons AtggcctcccgcgccgcctcggaggccaccctcctcctcgccatggCGCTCCTCCTGCCGCTCCGCCTTCTCTCCCACGCCCTCCGCCCGCGCTTTCCCCATCCGTCCGCCGCGGCGCTGCTCACTGCCGCCGCGCTCGTCTCCGCCGTCTGCGCGGTGCCCGACGCCGGAGCCCACCCTGGCGTCGCCACCAGCGCCGACGCCGACTCCGACGCCTTGCGTTCGGAAATTGAGGCGCTCAGGATAAAGGTCGCGCAGTTGG AATCTTTGTTGGAGGAAAATACAAACACGTTGAACAGTAAATCTAGTATTTTGGAGGAGGATAACAAACTCATTGAAGCAATGGAACGTGACATCCAGCTTTTAATGGATGGACCTGAGAGTACAAAG gattctaaaagaaaatcatatTCTGCTGGCAACATTAAATCTATGGAAGATGAG GTACAACAACTCCAGCAAGAGGTCGGCAAGATAAACAAAAATTCTGACACCATAGAATCGTTAGCACATGATACTGAGAGAAGGGTGGAAACTCTGAGCTCAGAGGTCAAGAAG ATGATGGTGTCAAAAGTTCATGAGAGAAGCAGGCCATCAGAGATGGTTTACAAGTGGCCTGGAAAAGAAACAATTCTTAAG TATGCCGCAGATATCAATCTCAATGATAATTTTCTTAGAGGAGCAACATTCGCAAGGTCCTGTTTTTCTCATATATATAAAGAGTCCAGTAGTTTTCTACAAGAAATAAACAGATACTACAATGAG GCTTATCGATTCCGCAAAGCAATCCGTCGCCAGTACATTCCTGATACTGACAGGCTTGATGTCTTCTTTTTGGGTGGTTCTGTCTCAAGATCAAGCATTGCTATTCCATATAACCAATTCAAGCTTTTTATTTCATCAACACAGAAGTTCCATCATAAG GTCCAAGTTTTTCTTCATGATGCGCTGGAATCCAACAGATACAGCAGAGGCTTTGCGAATGAGCCTGTTACATTTATCTTG GCATACCTTCTTGTTGTTTCACCAATGTGGTTTGCTTGGTTCCTTTATTCAATGCGATTCGGCTCAAGGAAATGA
- the LOC120699443 gene encoding uncharacterized protein LOC120699443 isoform X3, whose protein sequence is MASRAASEATLLLAMALLLPLRLLSHALRPRFPHPSAAALLTAAALVSAVCAVPDAGAHPGVATSADADSDALRSEIEALRIKVAQLESLLEENTNTLNSKSSILEEDNKLIEAMERDIQLLMDGPESTKDSKRKSYSAGNIKSMEDEVQQLQQEVGKINKNSDTIESLAHDTERRVETLSSEVKKIEDIIAEQWIQIRQFEQAFVLTKMMVSKVHERSRPSEMVYKWPGKETILKAYRFRKAIRRQYIPDTDRLDVFFLGGSVSRSSIAIPYNQFKLFISSTQKFHHKVQVFLHDALESNRYSRGFANEPVTFILAYLLVVSPMWFAWFLYSMRFGSRK, encoded by the exons AtggcctcccgcgccgcctcggaggccaccctcctcctcgccatggCGCTCCTCCTGCCGCTCCGCCTTCTCTCCCACGCCCTCCGCCCGCGCTTTCCCCATCCGTCCGCCGCGGCGCTGCTCACTGCCGCCGCGCTCGTCTCCGCCGTCTGCGCGGTGCCCGACGCCGGAGCCCACCCTGGCGTCGCCACCAGCGCCGACGCCGACTCCGACGCCTTGCGTTCGGAAATTGAGGCGCTCAGGATAAAGGTCGCGCAGTTGG AATCTTTGTTGGAGGAAAATACAAACACGTTGAACAGTAAATCTAGTATTTTGGAGGAGGATAACAAACTCATTGAAGCAATGGAACGTGACATCCAGCTTTTAATGGATGGACCTGAGAGTACAAAG gattctaaaagaaaatcatatTCTGCTGGCAACATTAAATCTATGGAAGATGAG GTACAACAACTCCAGCAAGAGGTCGGCAAGATAAACAAAAATTCTGACACCATAGAATCGTTAGCACATGATACTGAGAGAAGGGTGGAAACTCTGAGCTCAGAGGTCAAGAAG ATTGAGGATATAATTGCGGAGCAATGGATCCAAATTCGACAATTTGAACAAGCATTTGTATTAACTAAG ATGATGGTGTCAAAAGTTCATGAGAGAAGCAGGCCATCAGAGATGGTTTACAAGTGGCCTGGAAAAGAAACAATTCTTAAG GCTTATCGATTCCGCAAAGCAATCCGTCGCCAGTACATTCCTGATACTGACAGGCTTGATGTCTTCTTTTTGGGTGGTTCTGTCTCAAGATCAAGCATTGCTATTCCATATAACCAATTCAAGCTTTTTATTTCATCAACACAGAAGTTCCATCATAAG GTCCAAGTTTTTCTTCATGATGCGCTGGAATCCAACAGATACAGCAGAGGCTTTGCGAATGAGCCTGTTACATTTATCTTG GCATACCTTCTTGTTGTTTCACCAATGTGGTTTGCTTGGTTCCTTTATTCAATGCGATTCGGCTCAAGGAAATGA